The Panicum virgatum strain AP13 chromosome 5K, P.virgatum_v5, whole genome shotgun sequence genome has a window encoding:
- the LOC120707874 gene encoding elongation factor 2-like produces MVKVTVDELRASMDNKHNIRNMSVVAHVDHGKSTLTDWLVAAAGIIAQDAAGDVRLTDTRADEAERGITIKSTGISLRYEMPHESLKRLGGERRGGGGGSPSYLINLVDSPGHVDFSSEVTAALRITDGALVVVDCIEGVCVQTETVLRQALAERIKPVLAVNKLDRCFLELQQGGEVAYQAFRRVIESANVISATYEDGRLGGCQVSPEKGTVAFSAGLHGWAFTLPDFARMYAARFGVDEARMTERLWGEHFFEPATRAWSTRPTGSPTCQRGFVQFCYQPIRQVIDACMSSDDDNDKRKKLWSMLDKLRVALRAEDRELSGKALMKRVMQAWLPASAALLDMIVFHLPSPAEAQRYRVETLYEGPLDDAYAAGIRNCDAEGPLMLYVSKMIPAGKGRFYAFGRVFSGTVATGAKARIMGPDYVPGGKKDLYVKTVQRTVIWMGKRLESVESVPCGNTVALVGLDRFITKSATLTDDKAADAHPMKAMKFSVSPVVHKSVACKNAADLPRLVEGLKRLAKSDPLVTCTISETGEHVIAGAGELHLEICIKDLQQDFMSGTEIVVGPPVVAYRETVLARSCRTVMSKSPNKHNRLYMEAWPLEKELAKAIDDELVGSKDEVKVRARVLSEEFGWDKETAKKIWCFGPDAAGPNMLVDMCRGVQYVGEVRDSVVAGFQWASKEGALAEESMRGACFELRDVVLHADAVHRGGAQIIPTARRAIYAAQLTAMPRLMEPVYLVEIQAPERATGSIYGILNKKRGSVIEERRRPGTPLVNFKAYLPVTESLEFTERLRAETSGEAFPQCVFDHWEAVNSDPLEEGSTAAKLVGDIRRRKGLKGMMPLSEFEDRF; encoded by the exons ATGGTTAAGGTCACCGTCGACGAGCTCCGCGCGAGCATGGACAACAAGCACAACATCAGGAACATGTCCGTCGTCGCGCACGTCGACCATG GGAAGTCAACGCTCACCGACTGGCTCGTGGCCGCGGCGGGCATCATCGCGCAGGatgccgccggcgacgtgcgGCTTACGGACACGCGCGCGGACGAGGCGGAGCGCGGCATCACCATCAAGTCCACGGGCATCTCCCTACGCTACGAGATGCCCCACGAGTCCCTGAAGCGCCTcgggggcgagcggcgcggcggcggcggcgggtcgccgTCGTACCTCATCAACCTCGTCGACTCGCCCGGGCACGTCGACTTCTCGTCCGAGGTCACGGCGGCGCTCCGCATCACCGATGGCGCGCTCGTCGTGGTGGACTGCATCGAGGGCGTCTGCGTCCAGACCGAGACCGTGCTCCGCCAGGCCCTCGCCGAGCGGATCAAGCCCGTGCTCGCCGTCAACAAGCTGGACCGCTGCTTCCTCGAGCTCCAGcagggcggcgaggtggcgtaCCAGGCATTCCGCCGCGTGATCGAGAGCGCCAACGTGATCTCGGCGACGTACGAGGACGGCCGGCTGGGCGGCTGCCAGGTGTCGCCGGAGAAGGGCACGGTGGCGTTCTCGGCGGGGCTGCACGGTTGGGCGTTCACGCTGCCCGACTTCGCCAGGATGTACGCGGCCAGGTTCGGCGTGGACGAGGCCAGGATGACGGAGCGGCTGTGGGGCGAGCACTTCTTCGAACCGGCCACCCGCGCCTGGTCCACCAGGCCGACGGGCTCGCCGACGTGCCAGCGCGGGTTCGTGCAGTTCTGCTACCAGCCCATCCGGCAGGTCATCGACGCGTGCAtgagcagcgacgacgacaacGACAAGCGGAAGAAGCTGTGGTCGATGCTGGACAAGCTCCGCGTCGCGCTCCGGGCCGAGGACAGGGAGCTGTCGGGCAAGGCGCTCATGAAGAGGGTCATGCAGGCGTGGCTGCCCGCCAGCGCCGCGCTCTTGGATATGATCGTCTTCCACCTCCCGTCCCCGGCCGAGGCGCAGCGGTACCGCGTCGAGACGCTCTATGAGGGCCCCCTCGACGACGCGTACGCCGCCGGCATCCGCAACTGCGACGCCGAGGGGCCCCTGATGCTCTACGTGTCCAAGATGATCCCGGCGGGCAAGGGCAGGTTCTACGCTTTCGGCCGGGTCTTCTCCGGCACGGTGGCGACCGGCGCCAAGGCCCGGATCATGGGCCCCGACTACGTCCCCGGCGGGAAGAAGGACCTCTACGTCAAGACGGTCCAGCGCACGGTCATCTGGATGGGCAAGAGGCTGGAGTCCGTCGAGAGCGTGCCGTGCGGCAACACCGTCGCCCTGGTCGGCCTCGACCGGTTCATCACCAAGAGCGCCACGCTCACCGACGACAAGGCGGCGGACGCGCACCCCATGAAGGCCATGAAGTTCTCCGTCTCGCCGGTCGTGCACAAGTCCGTCGCCTGCAAGAACGCCGCCGACCTGCCCAGGCTCGTGGAAGGGCTGAAGCGCCTCGCCAAGTCCGACCCCCTGGTGACGTGCACCATATCGGAGACCGGCGAGCACGtcatcgccggcgccggggagctCCACCTGGAGATCTGCATCAAGGATTTGCAGCAGGACTTCATGAGCGGCACCGAGATCGTCGTCGGCCCGCCCGTCGTGGCCTACCGCGAGACGGTTCTAGCCAGGTCGTGTCGCACCGTCATGAGCAAGTCGCCCAACAAGCACAACCGGCTGTACATGGAGGCCTGGCCGCTGGAGAAAGAGCTTGCCAAGGCGATCGACGACGAGCTCGTCGGCTCCAAGGACGAGGTCAAGGTCCGCGCCAGGGTCCTGTCGGAGGAGTTCGGCTGGGACAAGGAAACGGCCAAGAAAATCTGGTGCTTCGGTCCCGACGCGGCCGGCCCCAACATGCTCGTCGACATGTGCAGGGGCGTCCAGTACGTGGGCGAAGTCAGGGACTCGGTGGTCGCCGGCTTCCAGTGGGCTTCCAAGGAGGGCGCGCTCGCCGAGGAGAGCATGCGCGGCGCCTGCTTCGAGCTCCGCGACGTCGTGCTGCACGCCGACGCCgtccaccgcggcggcgcccagatCATCCCCACGGCGCGGCGCGCCATCTACGCCGCGCAGCTCACGGCGATGCCGCGCCTCATGGAGCCCGTCTACCTGGTGGAGATCCAGGCGCCGGAGAGGGCGACGGGGAGCATCTACGGCATCTTGAACAAGAAGCGGGGCAGCGTGATTGAGGAGAGGCGGAGGCCCGGCACGCCGCTGGTCAACTTCAAGGCTTACCTCCCCGTCACCGAGTCGCTCGAGTTCACCGAGAGGCTGCGTGCCGAGACCTCCGGCGAGGCATTCCCGCAGTGCGTCTTCGACCACTGGGAAGCTGTCAACTCCGACCCGCTAGAGGAGGGCTCCACGGCGGCGAAGCTCGTCGGGGACATCAGGAGGAGGAAGGGTCTCAAGGGCATGATGCCCCTGTCCGAGTTCGAGGACAGATTTTGA